In Acinetobacter sp. C32I, one genomic interval encodes:
- a CDS encoding D-arabinono-1,4-lactone oxidase: MSDLTQGIWTNWSGFQKSMPQQILQPANVQELQSIVKAQQKIRVVGAGHSFTPLVCTDATLLSLDHIAGIASTNLERCQSSIYAGTRLYDLDQHLQQQSINQALMNQGDIDQQSLAGAVSTGTHGTGADLHCISAYVEAFELLMASGEILKCSRTEHPEIFAAGRVSLGSLGILTKITMQNRPRYKLKEHIELCPVEDMMQHIQQWKHQHRHIECFVFSHGKKLMLKTLDETDEAVLPRKENFPSDDTLLTLCSELTKNFPSLNPYLQKLLGIFVKPTTYIDWSSKIFPTPRNTKFNEMEYQIPVDRGIECLDEILHALRKYKVATFFPLEFRFVKGDDIWLSPFYQQDSISISVHQYHKQDPKLIFDVVEPILQKYRGRPHWGKMHHMTSTQLRALYPKWDDFMALRQQLDPEAKFLNLYLEKLFLG; the protein is encoded by the coding sequence ATGAGTGATTTGACACAAGGCATCTGGACGAACTGGTCTGGTTTCCAAAAATCTATGCCGCAACAGATTTTACAACCAGCCAATGTGCAAGAACTACAGTCCATTGTTAAAGCGCAACAAAAAATACGGGTAGTCGGTGCAGGGCATTCATTTACGCCCTTAGTCTGTACTGATGCAACCTTATTGTCTTTGGATCATATTGCAGGCATTGCATCGACAAATCTTGAACGATGTCAGAGCAGCATTTATGCAGGTACGCGTTTATATGATCTAGACCAACATTTACAGCAGCAATCGATTAATCAGGCTTTGATGAATCAGGGTGATATTGATCAGCAAAGTCTAGCGGGGGCTGTCTCCACAGGCACGCATGGGACAGGAGCCGATTTGCATTGTATTTCGGCCTATGTGGAAGCTTTCGAGTTATTGATGGCATCAGGTGAAATCCTAAAATGTAGTCGCACAGAACATCCTGAAATCTTTGCCGCAGGACGGGTTTCTTTAGGTAGTTTGGGAATCTTAACTAAGATCACCATGCAGAACCGTCCTCGCTATAAGCTCAAAGAACATATTGAACTTTGTCCTGTTGAAGACATGATGCAGCATATTCAGCAATGGAAGCATCAGCATCGACATATTGAGTGCTTTGTGTTTTCCCATGGAAAGAAGTTGATGCTGAAAACCTTGGATGAGACCGATGAAGCGGTTTTGCCACGGAAGGAAAATTTTCCATCGGATGATACCTTGCTAACTTTGTGTTCAGAACTGACCAAAAACTTTCCTTCGTTGAATCCTTATTTACAGAAACTATTAGGCATCTTTGTCAAACCGACCACCTATATCGATTGGTCGAGCAAGATATTTCCAACACCGCGTAATACCAAGTTCAATGAAATGGAGTATCAGATTCCTGTTGATCGTGGAATTGAGTGTTTGGATGAAATATTGCATGCCTTAAGAAAGTATAAAGTGGCCACCTTTTTTCCGCTCGAATTCCGCTTTGTCAAAGGCGATGATATTTGGCTCAGTCCCTTTTATCAGCAGGACTCGATTTCGATCTCGGTGCATCAATATCATAAGCAAGATCCGAAGTTGATTTTTGATGTGGTTGAGCCGATTTTGCAGAAATATCGAGGGCGTCCGCATTGGGGGAAAATGCATCATATGACCAGCACACAGCTTCGGGCTTTATATCCAAAGTGGGATGATTTTATGGCGTTGCGTCAGCAGCTTGACCCAGAAGCCAAGTTTTTAAATCTCTATCTGGAAAAGCTGTTTTTAGGTTAG
- the metH gene encoding methionine synthase → MSTLTTLQSLLAQRILIIDGAMGTMIQRHKLEEEDYRGERFADWASDLKGNNDLLVLTQPQIIQGIHEAYLDAGADIIETNSFNGTRVSMSDYHMEDLVPEINREAARLAKAACEKYSTPEKPRFVAGVLGPTSRTCSISPNVNDPAFRNITFDELKENYIEAAHALIEGGADILLIETVFDTLNCKAAIFAVKEVFKQIGHELPLMISGTITDASGRTLTGQTAEAFWNSVRHGDLLSIGFNCALGADAMRPHVKTISDVADTFVSAHPNAGLPNAFGEYDETPEQTAAFIKEFAESGLINITGGCCGTTPDHIRAIYNAVKDIQPRQVPETIPACRLSGLEPFNIDENSLFVNVGERTNVTGSKKFLRLIREEKFAEALEVAQQQVEAGAQIIDINMDEGMLDSQNAMVHFLNLVASEPDISRVPIMIDSSKWEIIEAGLKCVQGKPVVNSISLKEGYDEFVEKARLCRQYGAAIIVMAFDETGQADTAARKREICKRSYDVLVNDVGFPAEDIIFDPNVFAVATGIEEHNNYGVDFIEATGWIKQNLPHAMISGGVSNVSFSFRGNEPVREAIHSVFLYHAIKQGMTMGIVNAGQMAIYDDIPKELKDAVEDVVLNQNQGESGQNATEKLLEVAEKFRGHSGAQREAENLEWRNESVEKRLEYALVKGITTYIDEDTEEARLKAKRPLDVIEGALMDGMNVVGDLFGSGKMFLPQVVKSARVMKQAVAWLNPYIEAEKTGSQSKGKVLMATVKGDVHDIGKNIVGVVLGCNGYDIVDLGVMVPAEKILQTAIDEKCDIIGLSGLITPSLDEMVFVAKEMQRKGFNIPLLIGGATTSKAHTAVKIDPQYQNDAVIYVADASRAVGVATTLLSKEMRGNFIAEHRAEYAKIRERLANKQPKAAKLSYAESIENGFKVDDNYVPPIPNRLGTQVISNYPLATLVEYFDWTPFFISWSLAGKFPKILTDEVVGEAATDLYNQAQAMLKDIIENHRFDARAVFGLYPAQRTGADTVSVFDEAGQKVTHTFEHIRQQSDKVTGKPNLSLADFISTSKDKTDYLGGFTVSIFGAEELANEYKAKGDDYSAILVQSLADRFAEAFAEHLHERIRKEFWGYKADETLGNEELIKEKYVGIRPAPGYPACPEHSEKAVLFDWLGSEAKIGTKLTEHFAMMPPSSVSGFYYSHPESEYFNVGKIAQDQLEDYAKRKGWTLDEAKRWLAPNLDDSIA, encoded by the coding sequence GATGGTGCAATGGGAACCATGATTCAACGCCATAAACTAGAAGAAGAAGATTATCGTGGTGAACGTTTTGCAGATTGGGCATCAGACCTTAAAGGTAATAATGACTTATTGGTTTTAACCCAACCTCAGATTATTCAAGGCATCCATGAAGCTTATTTGGATGCAGGCGCAGATATTATCGAAACCAACAGCTTTAACGGCACCCGTGTTTCAATGTCTGACTACCACATGGAAGACCTTGTTCCAGAGATCAACCGCGAAGCGGCACGCTTAGCCAAAGCAGCATGTGAAAAATACTCAACCCCAGAGAAACCGCGTTTTGTTGCAGGCGTACTTGGCCCTACCTCACGTACCTGTTCGATTTCACCGAATGTTAACGACCCTGCATTCCGTAATATTACTTTTGATGAACTCAAAGAAAATTATATTGAAGCTGCCCACGCCTTGATTGAAGGCGGTGCAGACATCCTCTTGATCGAGACTGTATTTGATACCTTGAACTGTAAAGCCGCGATCTTTGCAGTGAAAGAAGTATTCAAACAAATTGGTCATGAACTGCCATTGATGATTTCAGGCACCATTACCGATGCATCAGGTCGTACCTTAACAGGCCAAACCGCAGAAGCGTTCTGGAACTCAGTTCGTCACGGTGATTTACTCTCAATTGGTTTTAACTGTGCCTTGGGTGCAGACGCGATGCGTCCACACGTTAAGACGATTTCTGATGTTGCAGATACCTTTGTTTCTGCCCATCCAAACGCGGGTTTACCGAATGCCTTTGGTGAATATGATGAAACCCCTGAACAAACGGCAGCATTCATCAAAGAATTTGCTGAAAGTGGTTTAATCAATATTACGGGGGGTTGCTGTGGTACCACACCTGACCATATCCGTGCCATTTATAATGCCGTTAAAGATATTCAACCACGCCAAGTGCCTGAAACGATTCCAGCTTGTCGTTTAAGTGGTTTAGAACCATTTAACATTGATGAAAATTCTCTGTTCGTTAACGTCGGTGAACGTACCAACGTGACGGGTTCCAAAAAATTCCTGCGTCTCATCCGTGAAGAAAAGTTTGCCGAAGCTTTAGAAGTAGCTCAGCAACAAGTTGAAGCTGGTGCACAGATCATCGACATCAACATGGATGAAGGCATGCTGGATTCGCAAAATGCGATGGTGCATTTCCTGAATCTGGTTGCATCTGAGCCAGATATCTCTCGTGTGCCGATCATGATTGACTCATCGAAATGGGAAATCATTGAAGCAGGCTTAAAATGTGTGCAAGGTAAACCTGTTGTTAACTCGATTTCCTTAAAAGAAGGTTATGACGAGTTTGTCGAAAAGGCTCGCCTATGCCGTCAGTACGGTGCTGCGATTATTGTGATGGCCTTTGATGAAACAGGTCAGGCAGATACTGCTGCACGTAAGCGCGAAATCTGTAAACGTTCTTATGATGTTTTGGTCAATGATGTCGGCTTCCCTGCTGAAGATATTATTTTTGACCCGAACGTGTTTGCCGTGGCAACAGGGATCGAAGAACACAACAACTATGGTGTCGATTTTATTGAAGCCACAGGTTGGATCAAACAGAACTTGCCGCATGCCATGATTTCAGGTGGTGTTTCTAACGTTTCCTTCTCCTTCCGTGGTAATGAGCCTGTGCGTGAAGCGATTCACTCGGTATTCCTTTACCATGCCATTAAACAAGGCATGACTATGGGGATCGTGAACGCTGGTCAAATGGCGATTTATGACGATATTCCAAAAGAACTAAAAGATGCGGTTGAAGATGTAGTTCTGAACCAAAACCAAGGTGAATCAGGTCAAAACGCTACAGAAAAACTGCTTGAAGTCGCGGAAAAATTCCGTGGTCATAGTGGCGCACAACGCGAAGCCGAAAACCTTGAATGGCGCAATGAATCGGTTGAAAAACGTCTTGAATATGCATTGGTAAAAGGTATCACCACGTATATTGATGAAGATACCGAAGAAGCCCGTTTAAAAGCCAAACGCCCTCTTGATGTGATTGAAGGTGCATTGATGGATGGCATGAACGTGGTCGGCGACCTGTTTGGTTCAGGTAAAATGTTCCTGCCACAAGTCGTGAAATCTGCACGCGTAATGAAACAAGCCGTTGCATGGTTGAACCCGTACATCGAAGCGGAAAAAACGGGTAGCCAGTCTAAAGGTAAAGTGTTGATGGCAACGGTAAAAGGTGACGTACACGATATTGGTAAAAATATCGTGGGCGTAGTCTTGGGCTGTAATGGTTATGACATCGTTGACCTTGGTGTGATGGTACCAGCAGAAAAAATCCTGCAAACTGCGATTGATGAGAAATGTGACATCATTGGTTTGTCTGGTTTGATTACCCCGTCTTTGGATGAAATGGTGTTTGTTGCCAAAGAAATGCAGCGCAAAGGCTTTAACATTCCACTGTTGATTGGCGGTGCAACTACATCGAAAGCACATACCGCAGTGAAGATTGATCCGCAGTATCAAAACGATGCAGTGATTTATGTGGCCGATGCTTCGCGTGCGGTCGGTGTTGCAACGACCCTGCTATCAAAAGAAATGCGTGGCAATTTTATTGCTGAGCATCGTGCTGAATATGCCAAGATTCGTGAACGCCTAGCCAACAAGCAACCGAAAGCAGCCAAACTTAGCTATGCCGAATCCATTGAAAATGGTTTCAAGGTGGATGATAACTATGTGCCACCAATTCCAAATCGTTTAGGTACGCAAGTCATTAGCAATTATCCATTGGCAACCTTGGTTGAGTACTTTGACTGGACACCATTCTTTATCTCTTGGAGCTTGGCGGGTAAATTCCCGAAAATCCTGACAGATGAAGTTGTGGGTGAAGCAGCCACTGATTTATATAACCAAGCGCAAGCCATGTTGAAAGACATTATCGAGAATCATCGTTTCGATGCACGTGCGGTGTTTGGTCTATACCCTGCACAACGTACAGGCGCAGATACCGTCAGCGTGTTTGATGAAGCGGGTCAAAAGGTTACACATACCTTTGAGCATATTCGTCAGCAATCTGACAAAGTCACAGGCAAACCAAATTTATCTTTAGCGGACTTTATTAGCACTTCTAAAGACAAGACTGATTATCTCGGTGGTTTTACTGTATCGATCTTTGGTGCTGAAGAATTGGCAAATGAATATAAAGCCAAAGGTGATGATTATTCAGCAATCTTGGTTCAGTCGTTAGCAGATCGTTTTGCCGAAGCCTTTGCTGAGCATTTGCATGAGCGTATCCGTAAAGAGTTCTGGGGCTATAAAGCCGATGAGACTTTAGGCAATGAAGAATTGATCAAAGAGAAGTATGTCGGTATTCGTCCTGCACCAGGATACCCTGCTTGCCCAGAGCATTCTGAAAAAGCAGTGTTATTTGATTGGTTAGGTTCGGAAGCGAAAATCGGTACCAAATTGACTGAACACTTTGCGATGATGCCGCCTTCCTCTGTCAGTGGTTTCTATTATTCGCACCCTGAAAGTGAATACTTTAACGTGGGTAAAATTGCTCAAGATCAGCTTGAGGATTATGCGAAACGTAAAGGCTGGACACTGGATGAAGCGAAACGTTGGTTAGCACCAAATTTAGATGATTCGATTGCGTAA
- a CDS encoding glutaminase has translation MKTPLPDYLAHVIDACDIDNRGYLADYIPELANANPNRLALALSTVDGEIYSVGDDEIEFTIQSMSKPFTYAYVLQQLGIDAVLEKVGVEPSGEAFNEISLGKDRRPKNPMINSGAITTHSLVPSKEDLSGAEILRRFMSELAGRELQFDDAVYESEVKTAYRNLSIGYMLRTVGILETDPVDIVNGYIRQCAILVTVKDLVRMGSVFANGGVDPKTGKRLLNRAVVRQVLSVMMSCGMYDAAGDWLTTVGIPAKSGVAGGILGVLPGQVSIAAFSPRLDEHGNSVRGIDILERLSRDMGLHLMEGTPSAQTIVQSHYRTGKDASLSVYVLRGVLKFTEAEMLLRTLQCEPVNKSSIVIDLTQISLIHDVGKRMFLEGIDRLIDDGHTLLLVDPEQRLDHARTHKDRVLHVYQNLEDLIEKHKEL, from the coding sequence ATGAAAACTCCACTTCCTGATTATTTGGCACATGTGATTGATGCCTGCGATATTGATAACCGTGGGTATCTCGCCGATTATATTCCTGAACTGGCCAATGCCAATCCCAATCGTTTGGCGCTGGCCTTGTCTACTGTCGATGGTGAAATCTATTCCGTTGGGGATGATGAGATTGAATTCACGATTCAATCGATGTCTAAACCGTTTACTTATGCCTATGTGCTACAACAGCTTGGCATTGACGCAGTATTAGAGAAAGTTGGGGTTGAACCTTCGGGTGAAGCCTTTAATGAAATTTCATTGGGTAAAGATCGCCGTCCTAAAAATCCGATGATTAATTCAGGTGCAATCACCACGCATTCATTGGTTCCAAGTAAAGAGGATCTATCAGGCGCAGAAATCTTACGTCGATTTATGAGCGAGCTGGCAGGGCGTGAACTGCAATTTGATGATGCAGTATATGAATCTGAGGTGAAAACGGCCTATCGGAACCTCTCGATTGGTTATATGTTGCGAACCGTGGGAATATTGGAAACCGATCCTGTTGATATCGTGAATGGTTATATTCGCCAATGCGCGATCTTGGTCACTGTCAAAGATCTAGTACGGATGGGCAGTGTTTTTGCCAATGGCGGGGTTGATCCTAAAACTGGAAAGCGCTTATTGAATCGTGCTGTGGTACGTCAAGTTCTGAGTGTGATGATGAGCTGCGGTATGTACGATGCCGCGGGGGATTGGCTCACAACGGTTGGTATTCCTGCCAAAAGTGGTGTTGCAGGTGGAATTTTGGGTGTGTTACCCGGTCAGGTGAGTATTGCTGCTTTTTCTCCTCGACTCGATGAGCATGGCAATAGTGTACGTGGTATAGATATCTTGGAACGGCTCTCCCGTGATATGGGCTTGCATTTGATGGAAGGCACACCTTCCGCACAAACCATTGTGCAGAGCCATTATCGAACTGGAAAAGATGCTTCTTTAAGTGTGTATGTACTTCGCGGTGTATTGAAATTTACTGAAGCGGAAATGTTGTTACGGACCTTGCAATGTGAGCCTGTCAATAAAAGTTCTATTGTAATTGATTTAACTCAGATTTCCTTGATTCATGATGTCGGAAAACGGATGTTTTTGGAAGGCATCGATCGCTTGATTGATGATGGTCATACTTTACTTTTGGTTGATCCTGAGCAGCGTCTGGATCATGCACGAACGCATAAAGATCGAGTCTTGCATGTTTATCAGAATCTTGAGGATTTGATTGAGAAGCATAAAGAGCTGTAG
- the def gene encoding peptide deformylase, translating into MSVILPVAQRGEEVLKIKAAAVANGEFNSEWLLQLASAMHATMLERNGVGIAAPQVYISKRLIIVASRPNPRYPDAPEMDAVVMVNPEILAFSQESCLGEEGCLSVPDERGQVERAQAIKVRYHTLQGEVIETAFEGFPARIVQHEVDHLDGILFVERLH; encoded by the coding sequence ATGAGTGTAATTCTACCTGTAGCACAACGTGGTGAAGAGGTTTTAAAAATTAAAGCGGCAGCTGTCGCAAACGGGGAATTTAACAGCGAGTGGTTATTGCAATTGGCTTCCGCTATGCATGCGACCATGTTGGAGCGCAATGGGGTTGGGATTGCTGCGCCACAAGTTTATATTTCAAAGCGCTTAATTATTGTGGCATCGCGTCCGAATCCACGTTATCCCGATGCACCCGAAATGGATGCGGTGGTGATGGTTAATCCAGAGATTTTGGCATTTTCCCAAGAATCTTGTTTGGGCGAGGAAGGTTGCTTAAGTGTGCCAGATGAGCGTGGGCAGGTCGAACGGGCGCAAGCAATCAAAGTGCGTTATCACACTTTACAGGGTGAAGTGATTGAAACTGCTTTTGAGGGTTTTCCTGCGCGAATCGTTCAGCATGAGGTGGATCATTTAGATGGCATTTTATTTGTAGAGCGTTTGCATTAG
- a CDS encoding universal stress protein, which translates to MSYQNILVPVDDSPISYAAVEHALSLAKLSGAQVTILSVVAVDPFVGVDFYQVAPAVTDYFMQAEAQAKTQLQDISQSFVRDGIQVNTKIHHGSASEGIIFVADEIGADLIIMGSHGRTGVKRLLLGSVARAVLTESHIPVLIVKQ; encoded by the coding sequence ATGTCTTATCAAAATATTTTAGTTCCTGTTGATGACTCTCCAATTTCTTATGCTGCAGTCGAACATGCGCTTTCTTTAGCAAAACTCTCTGGGGCACAAGTCACCATTCTGAGTGTGGTTGCGGTTGACCCATTTGTCGGTGTGGATTTTTATCAAGTTGCCCCTGCGGTGACCGATTACTTTATGCAAGCCGAAGCACAAGCCAAAACACAACTACAAGACATTTCTCAATCCTTTGTCCGTGATGGCATTCAGGTGAATACCAAAATTCATCATGGCTCAGCCAGTGAAGGCATTATCTTTGTTGCCGATGAAATCGGTGCAGACCTGATTATTATGGGTTCACATGGCCGCACAGGGGTAAAACGTTTATTGCTGGGTAGTGTGGCACGTGCTGTTTTAACAGAATCACATATTCCAGTGCTGATTGTGAAGCAATAA
- a CDS encoding outer membrane protein transport protein: MKLNPMVIGLCGICISTLNHAAALDQSGQSILPFLENGNYVEVNATAVDADISGKIRNRPELVNDPQNLNSGNMGNSFQYYSAALKLQLTDRISFGLLYDQPFGADISYPMQSNNTFSDNEFTQQGTSVNVDTESISMILGVSPFSNFQLYGGAVYQSVKGDVALRGNSYSEAFNGYDAKFKQDHAVGWLAGLSYQIPDIALKAALTYRSKIDHDMQVTETMFGQPLEVTTPSKTKISTPQSVNVDFQTGVYKDTLLYTNLRWVNWKDFHIRPTQFGAVTEYLTGVISEGTYTGGFDLDSYQKDQWTVNVGLGHQFTEKWSASTEVSWDSGTGDPASTLNPTKGSWGIGLGAQFNPAPNYFIAAGVKYFWLGDVVAEDGTYYIPVAGIKPIAEQADFKDNSAIAYGLKMGYRF; the protein is encoded by the coding sequence ATGAAACTCAATCCAATGGTGATTGGTCTGTGTGGGATATGTATCAGTACATTGAATCACGCAGCAGCACTGGACCAATCAGGACAATCCATTCTCCCTTTTCTGGAAAATGGTAACTATGTTGAAGTCAATGCCACAGCCGTTGATGCTGACATTTCGGGGAAAATCCGTAATCGTCCTGAACTGGTCAATGATCCACAGAACCTGAACTCAGGCAATATGGGCAATAGCTTTCAATATTATAGCGCCGCGCTCAAACTTCAACTGACTGATCGAATCAGCTTTGGTCTGCTCTATGACCAGCCTTTTGGCGCCGACATTAGCTATCCGATGCAATCGAATAACACCTTCTCGGACAATGAATTTACCCAGCAAGGCACATCGGTCAATGTTGATACCGAAAGTATTAGCATGATTTTGGGTGTCAGTCCTTTTAGCAATTTTCAACTCTATGGCGGTGCTGTCTATCAATCGGTCAAAGGGGATGTCGCGCTGCGTGGTAATTCATACAGTGAAGCTTTTAATGGCTATGATGCCAAATTTAAACAGGATCATGCAGTCGGTTGGCTGGCAGGCCTGAGTTATCAAATCCCAGATATTGCCTTAAAAGCTGCGCTGACCTATCGCTCCAAGATTGACCACGATATGCAAGTGACTGAGACCATGTTCGGTCAGCCTTTAGAAGTGACTACGCCAAGTAAAACCAAAATTTCCACGCCACAATCGGTGAATGTTGATTTTCAAACGGGTGTGTATAAAGACACACTGCTCTATACCAATCTACGTTGGGTCAACTGGAAAGATTTTCATATTCGGCCGACGCAATTTGGCGCAGTGACGGAATATCTTACTGGCGTAATCAGCGAAGGAACCTACACAGGTGGTTTTGATCTGGACAGCTACCAAAAGGATCAATGGACGGTCAATGTCGGACTTGGACATCAGTTTACTGAGAAATGGAGTGCATCCACTGAAGTCAGTTGGGACTCCGGTACAGGCGACCCTGCATCCACATTAAATCCAACCAAAGGCTCTTGGGGGATTGGTCTAGGTGCTCAGTTCAACCCTGCCCCGAACTACTTTATTGCTGCTGGCGTTAAATACTTCTGGTTAGGTGATGTGGTTGCCGAAGACGGCACCTATTACATTCCTGTAGCAGGAATTAAACCCATTGCTGAACAGGCCGATTTTAAAGATAACAGTGCAATCGCTTATGGTTTGAAAATGGGCTATCGTTTTTAG
- a CDS encoding DUF2505 family protein, translating to MAHQFTVNETIHGVSIEDFSRLVADTSLHEAVCKRIPGENLEIIESNINGDIYTLRREYNLDVNIPEVAKKLLKNAFRLKRADITHLKNLTSTVELGANLPLEAKGERSVTGDSEKVNISLTWTVKVKVPLIGGMLEKHAEGEIRKFSTLEIEIVADELKKHL from the coding sequence ATGGCACATCAATTTACGGTTAATGAAACAATTCATGGTGTTTCAATTGAGGACTTTTCAAGACTGGTGGCGGATACTTCATTGCATGAAGCAGTGTGTAAACGTATTCCGGGTGAAAATTTGGAAATTATTGAATCGAATATCAATGGCGATATTTATACGCTACGCCGTGAATATAATCTGGATGTCAATATTCCAGAGGTGGCGAAAAAATTATTAAAAAATGCGTTCCGCTTAAAACGTGCTGATATTACCCATTTGAAAAACTTAACCTCGACGGTTGAATTGGGTGCAAACTTACCTTTGGAAGCGAAGGGTGAGCGTAGCGTCACTGGTGACAGCGAAAAAGTGAATATCTCTTTAACATGGACTGTGAAAGTCAAAGTACCATTGATTGGTGGCATGTTAGAAAAGCATGCAGAAGGTGAAATTCGTAAATTCAGCACGCTTGAAATCGAGATCGTAGCTGATGAATTAAAGAAACACCTTTAA
- a CDS encoding alanine racemase: MLDHYFKQLNLDLKKQGIATPQLIIDEAALTQNIQHVQIRLAHAKHLKARLVVKSLASLDLLKLLSEQINTQRFMVFHQPHIVSILENFAEADILLGKPMPAQAVRHFFDQYAEWSNAKIQWLIDTKQRLQQYLEIAQLYSLCLDVNIEIDVGLHRGGVQSTQQLTEILKLIQQYPQYLKLSGLMGYDAHVTKIPAIIKKPELAYHSSQQTYARYQQLIQKQFPTLWHDELCFNGGGSPTFSLHTTESVCNDLSFGSMLLKPSDFDSDFLRALQPALWIAAPVLKILPFTQLPSMSLLDKLPHKCKALFIYGGYWLADYVYPDQAHTHALYGRSSNQELVNVPKDCDIQVDDFVFLRPTQSEAIITQFSELKLYRTHAFETWQTFSE, encoded by the coding sequence ATGTTGGATCATTATTTTAAACAACTCAATCTCGACCTAAAAAAGCAGGGGATTGCGACTCCGCAACTGATCATCGATGAAGCAGCGTTAACACAAAATATTCAACATGTTCAGATTCGTCTTGCTCATGCCAAACATTTAAAAGCACGCTTGGTGGTGAAATCATTAGCAAGCCTAGACCTACTTAAATTGTTATCTGAACAGATCAATACGCAACGCTTTATGGTATTTCATCAACCGCATATTGTTTCGATCCTAGAAAATTTTGCCGAAGCCGATATCTTGTTGGGTAAACCAATGCCTGCTCAAGCAGTACGTCATTTTTTTGATCAGTATGCGGAGTGGTCGAATGCCAAAATTCAGTGGCTGATTGATACCAAGCAACGCTTACAGCAATATCTCGAGATTGCCCAGCTCTATTCTCTTTGCTTAGATGTGAATATTGAAATTGACGTCGGCTTACATCGCGGTGGGGTACAGTCGACACAGCAACTAACCGAAATTTTAAAGCTGATTCAGCAATATCCGCAGTATTTAAAACTTTCTGGTTTGATGGGCTATGATGCGCATGTCACCAAAATTCCAGCCATCATTAAAAAACCTGAACTGGCTTATCACAGTTCACAGCAAACCTATGCCCGTTATCAACAACTGATTCAAAAACAGTTCCCAACGCTGTGGCATGATGAACTATGTTTTAATGGCGGTGGTAGCCCAACCTTTAGCTTGCATACCACTGAAAGTGTTTGCAATGATCTGTCCTTTGGCTCAATGCTCTTAAAACCAAGTGATTTTGACAGTGATTTCTTAAGGGCATTACAGCCTGCGTTATGGATTGCTGCGCCTGTATTAAAGATATTGCCGTTTACTCAGCTTCCCTCTATGTCTTTATTGGATAAATTGCCACATAAATGTAAGGCGCTGTTTATTTACGGGGGCTATTGGCTGGCTGATTATGTCTATCCTGATCAAGCACATACCCATGCATTGTACGGGCGTAGCAGTAATCAAGAATTGGTCAACGTACCGAAGGATTGTGATATTCAGGTCGATGATTTTGTGTTTTTAAGACCGACACAGAGTGAAGCAATTATTACCCAGTTTTCCGAGTTGAAGCTGTATCGCACACATGCTTTTGAGACATGGCAAACGTTTAGTGAGTGA